A genomic window from Salvia miltiorrhiza cultivar Shanhuang (shh) chromosome 5, IMPLAD_Smil_shh, whole genome shotgun sequence includes:
- the LOC130986046 gene encoding probable BOI-related E3 ubiquitin-protein ligase 3, which yields MPNPLINPTPPLPFAFAYIFGCPLLHLTLLFISPLSLSLQNQFNMAVEARHLNLFPPQILGNRGLMINGVEGIGNAYAAPAGFGMLPPLSGTTTATETMGPMYCSAITETVLAKTSAIKSDSGLTYAAVPVSRKRSRDAINPMMSSSLPTANNRRGSLTFLGEDFSLHFQQQQLEMDRFITQHTEKVRIEIEERRKKYARRIAAAVQENILKKLKAKEEEVEKIGKMNCALEERVKSLCVENQIWRDLAQANEATANALRCNLEQVLAQVQDEQQEQGGDDGQSCCGSNYEEEDGRMCRSCGKEESCVLLLPCRHLCLCTVCGSSLHTCPVCSSTKTASVHVNRSAS from the exons ATGCCAAACCCCTTAAtaaaccccaccccacccctccCATTTGCATTTGCGTATATATTTGGTTGCCCCCTCCTCCATCTCACTTTGCTTTTcatttctcctctctctctctctctccaaaacCAATTTAACATGGCCGTCGAAGCTCGCCATCTCAATCTCTTTCCTCCGCAGATTCTCGGCAATAG AGGGCTGATGATCAACGGTGTGGAAGGCATTGGAAACGCGTACGCCGCGCCGGCCGGATTCGGAATGCTGCCTCCCTTGTCGGGGACCACGACGGCGACCGAGACTATGGGCCCCATGTACTGTTCGGCGATTACGGAAACCGTCCTCGCCAAAACTTCCGCGATTAAGTCCGACAGCGGCCTCACGTACGCCGCCGTCCCGGTCTCCAGGAAGCGATCCAGAGACGCGATCAATCCTATGATGTCTTCGTCGCTGCCCACCGCGAATAACCGTCGCGGTTCCCTCACTTTTCTCGGCGAAGATTTCTCCCTCCACTTCCAGCAGCAGCAGTTGGAGATGGATCGTTTCATCACGCAACAT ACAGAAAAGGTGCGAATTGAAATCGAGGAGAGGCGGAAGAAATACGCGCGGCGGATCGCGGCGGCTGTGCAAGAGAACATATTGAAGAAACTGAAAGCGAAGGAAGAAGAGGTGGAGAAGATCGGGAAAATGAACTGCGCGCTGGAAGAGCGAGTGAAGTCTCTGTGCGTGGAGAATCAGATATGGAGAGATTTGGCTCAAGCGAACGAGGCGACCGCGAATGCGCTGAGATGCAATCTGGAGCAAGTCCTGGCGCAGGTACAAGACGAGCAGCAGGAGCAGGGCGGCGACGACGGGCAGTCGTGCTGCGGCAGCAACTACGAAGAGGAGGACGGCAGAATGTGCCGGAGCTGCGGGAAAGAGGAGTCATGCGTGCTGCTCCTGCCGTGCCGGCATCTCTGCCTCTGCACGGTGTGCGGCTCGTCTCTCCATACCTGCCCCGTTTGCAGCTCCACTAAAACCGCCAGCGTTCACGTTAATCGCTCCGCCTCTTGA
- the LOC130986047 gene encoding uncharacterized protein LOC130986047 encodes MEVKPIPAITKGIIKACLIKEMVPVFKAKWPKMSSRHIFIQINILMFQLVCQPANSPDTNVNDLGFFRAIQTLKDQKAANNVEELLENVKAAYEEYHQSSSTVFFSLCKAAIMK; translated from the exons ATGGAAGTGAAGCCAATTCCAGCCATCACTAAGGGAATCATCAAAGCCTGCCTTATTAAAGAG ATGGTCCCAGTGTTCAAAGCCAAGTGGCCAAAGATGTCAAGCAGGCACATATTTATccaaataaacatacttatgttcCAACTAGTATGCCAACCAGCTAATTCACCGGATACAAATGTGAATGATCTAGGATTTTTCAGAGCTATACAGACCCTTAAAGATCAAAAAGCAGCCAATAATGTGGAGGAGTTACTAGAGAATGTGAAAGCTGCCTACGAGGAATACCACCAGAGTAGCTCAACAGTGTTTTTCTCACTTTGCAAGGCTGCTATCATGAAATAA
- the LOC131025520 gene encoding uncharacterized protein LOC131025520: MRKPDLTRLCSSFFTTPTTGSQNEERSKKLSSSLGALDGPGVGYGLQQGNNMTMLLRLRFSLEVIEYDRILKILQFKSMYNTVHIDEKWFYITKTSQRPMFAPDGSVLFDGKIGIFPFTEMVPAQMKNKNREVGTLEQKPIQSITKEVIKDFILKKIIPAIKQKWLAFASKVIFIQQDNARPHIKDSYPQFREAASADGFDIRIVNQPPNSPDTNINDLRWFTTIKILQNEIVCNNVDSLVKAVEKSFEELSPTTLNNVFLSLQGCIVEI; the protein is encoded by the exons ATGAGAAAGCCCGATCTAACACGATTGTGCAGTTCCTTCTTCACAACTCCAACAACGGGAAGCCAAAACGAGGAAAGATCCAAGAAGCTATCATCAAGTTTGGGTGCTCTCGACGGACCGGGAGTCGGCTATGGGCTACAGCAAGGAAACAACATGACAATG CTGTTACGTTTGAGATTCTCTCTCGAAGTCATCGAATATGATAGAATCCTCAAGATTCTTCAATTCAAAAGCATGTACAACACAGTGCATATCGATGAGAAGTGGTTTTACATAACCAAAACTTCTCAAAG ACCCATGTTTGCACCAGATGGGAGTGTGTTGTTTGATGGTAAAATTGGGATTTTTCCATTCACAGAGATGGTTCCAGCACAAATGAAGAACAAGAACAGGGAGGTAGGCACTTTAGAGCAAAAACCGATTCAGTCCATAACAAAGGAAGTAATCAAAGACTTCATACTCAAGAAG ATCATACCAGCCATCAAGCAAAAATGGCTAGCATTTGCTAGTAAAGTCATCTTTATTCAACAAGACAATGCACGACCACACATCAAAGATAGTTATCCTCAATTTAGAGAGGCTGCCAGTGCAGATGGGTTTGATATAAGGATAGTAAATCAACCTCCAAATTCTCCAGACACAAACATCAACGACTTAAGATGGTTTACAACCATTAAAATCTTACAAAACGAAATAGTTTGCAACAATGTGGATTCATTAGTGAAGGCAGTTGAGAAATCATTTGAGGAGTTATCTCCAACAACACTTAATAACGTCTTCTTAAGTTTACAAGGATGCATTGTGGAGATATGA